Proteins from a genomic interval of Desulfofustis limnaeus:
- a CDS encoding intermembrane phospholipid transport protein YdbH family protein has protein sequence MSHFFYPMRMRVILHYSIRALSLVVIGGLLVVLLIPLLTNTVLLPHLLSRLPVDRAAANLCSFRLFSVSGSLALQNEQQTIISLPRITLTHTPLDLLGKKGGTLQIEQAVVHLQQHNGRYRLRGWPNQGDQANPSMLSAALMPFAIDRLHLSDCTLILHDETGQARRLSVSTDLHLSFQRQEGDGFRLQNAVGTVELSDLFSTSGTISLATGPDSVDISLLLEELDARPLRDLLPAPLRDSPLGRATLSAQVVTSSDYRDIRQIEVQTTLHQPDLAAAPLSLQGTDATGEIRWRVVGPPHDLQVTVDPVALVAPSWRIEAAVRGRLSWQRDVLSGTGAVDLTVSSSDLEVPLAFTYQALVDGDGRWRLEIDGQTSGPLLLPEYRGIPRITAGPVVTLGARLNGQSNHVDAALSLTVPKLELTLPATAVAASQLQAAVTFASDPTGTNARLSGTVKQVRLADGQAGVDDLTVVLPLTWNDESQADAAGSIAAASLFFRGASWAALSGEISRSEGAIGCTGRVRAQFFPHPELSFSTHYRLKEHHLQLDWRLPVTLIDSANLPARDWLPGDFSFQGRLASQGQLQFTGSRFTGAAELELLDGTALVHERGLAVSGMACSLHLPRLPLLISAPSQICRAASVDIGTLHFSDATIAFRVEDPTTIFIEKSRAGWCQGTVESGSVRLSSRKPEVETVLYASRLNFAEVLNQFGFDQTEGEGTLNGKLPVRWADRRLFFDDGFLFSTPGTGGIVRFTSTELLRQGIGAASQNGSLNYSVRALEDFAYNWTKVTLNSSADELLMALELDGQPRTPLPFSFKDGALVESQQGSLQYPVRLDINVRLPLNELLQVGHNVKTIMGNR, from the coding sequence ATGAGCCATTTTTTCTATCCCATGCGCATGCGAGTTATCCTTCATTATTCGATACGCGCCCTTTCCCTGGTGGTAATCGGTGGATTGCTGGTTGTCCTGTTGATTCCGCTGCTGACCAACACCGTGCTACTGCCGCACCTGTTGAGCAGACTGCCGGTCGATCGGGCGGCGGCTAACCTGTGCAGCTTTAGGCTGTTCTCCGTCAGCGGTTCGCTGGCACTGCAAAACGAGCAACAGACGATTATCAGTCTTCCCCGCATCACCCTTACCCATACGCCGCTCGACCTGCTCGGCAAAAAAGGCGGGACCCTGCAGATCGAGCAGGCCGTCGTTCATCTTCAGCAGCACAACGGCCGTTACCGGCTACGCGGCTGGCCCAACCAAGGCGACCAGGCCAATCCATCCATGCTGTCAGCGGCGCTGATGCCCTTCGCCATCGACCGGCTGCACCTGAGCGACTGTACCCTGATTCTCCATGACGAGACCGGGCAGGCCCGCCGCTTGTCCGTTTCCACCGATCTGCATCTTTCTTTCCAGCGGCAGGAGGGGGACGGCTTTCGGCTGCAAAACGCAGTCGGCACCGTGGAGTTATCCGATCTTTTTTCCACCAGCGGCACCATCAGTCTGGCGACTGGCCCCGATTCCGTCGACATCTCCCTGCTCCTGGAAGAGCTGGATGCCAGGCCACTCCGGGATCTGCTGCCGGCGCCGCTGCGTGACTCACCCCTCGGTCGGGCAACCCTCTCGGCCCAGGTGGTCACCTCGTCTGACTACCGAGACATTCGGCAGATCGAAGTACAGACAACCCTGCACCAACCTGACCTTGCCGCGGCTCCCTTGTCCTTGCAAGGAACCGATGCGACCGGGGAGATTCGCTGGCGTGTCGTCGGCCCGCCGCACGACCTGCAGGTCACGGTGGATCCGGTTGCGTTGGTTGCCCCGTCATGGCGTATCGAGGCAGCTGTCCGCGGCCGTCTGTCATGGCAGCGGGATGTTCTGAGCGGTACCGGGGCCGTCGACCTGACGGTCTCTTCCTCAGATCTGGAGGTTCCGCTGGCTTTCACGTATCAGGCCCTGGTTGACGGCGATGGCAGGTGGCGCCTTGAAATCGACGGGCAAACGAGTGGTCCGCTGCTCCTGCCGGAGTATCGAGGGATACCCCGGATTACGGCAGGGCCGGTTGTAACGCTCGGGGCGCGGCTGAACGGACAAAGCAACCACGTCGACGCCGCCCTCTCCCTCACCGTACCGAAATTGGAACTCACCCTGCCCGCCACCGCCGTTGCCGCCAGCCAGCTGCAGGCCGCTGTGACTTTTGCCTCCGACCCGACCGGAACAAACGCACGGCTCTCCGGCACCGTCAAGCAGGTACGGTTGGCTGATGGGCAGGCGGGCGTGGATGACTTGACCGTCGTTTTGCCGCTCACCTGGAACGATGAATCGCAAGCGGACGCGGCCGGGTCGATCGCAGCCGCGTCACTGTTCTTCCGCGGCGCCTCCTGGGCCGCTCTGTCCGGTGAAATAAGCCGCAGCGAAGGGGCGATCGGCTGTACCGGCAGGGTGCGCGCCCAGTTTTTTCCGCATCCGGAGCTGAGCTTTTCCACCCACTACCGATTGAAAGAGCACCATTTACAGCTCGACTGGCGACTCCCCGTCACCCTGATCGATAGCGCGAACCTCCCCGCGCGCGACTGGCTCCCTGGCGATTTCTCCTTTCAGGGCCGCCTAGCCAGTCAGGGACAGCTGCAATTTACCGGCAGTCGATTCACCGGAGCGGCTGAGCTCGAACTTTTGGACGGCACCGCACTCGTCCACGAGCGAGGGCTCGCCGTCAGCGGCATGGCCTGCTCCCTGCATCTGCCGCGCCTGCCCCTCCTGATATCGGCACCGAGCCAAATCTGCCGCGCCGCTTCGGTCGATATCGGCACCCTCCACTTCAGTGATGCCACTATCGCTTTCCGGGTGGAGGATCCAACCACGATCTTTATCGAAAAAAGCCGTGCCGGCTGGTGCCAGGGAACGGTGGAATCGGGGAGCGTGCGCCTCTCCTCACGAAAACCGGAAGTGGAGACTGTCCTTTACGCCAGCCGGCTCAATTTCGCCGAAGTGCTCAACCAGTTTGGGTTTGACCAGACCGAAGGGGAGGGGACCCTCAACGGTAAGCTGCCGGTACGCTGGGCCGATCGGCGACTCTTTTTTGACGATGGTTTTCTGTTTTCCACCCCCGGAACAGGTGGTATAGTGCGCTTCACCAGCACCGAGCTGCTCCGCCAGGGAATCGGCGCCGCGTCACAGAACGGCTCGCTGAATTATTCCGTGCGGGCCCTGGAAGACTTCGCCTACAATTGGACAAAGGTGACCCTCAACAGCTCGGCCGACGAATTGCTCATGGCCTTGGAACTCGACGGCCAGCCGCGAACGCCGCTGCCTTTCTCGTTCAAGGACGGGGCCCTTGTCGAGTCGCAGCAGGGCAGCCTGCAGTATCCGGTCCGCCTCGACATCAATGTGCGTCTGCCCCTCAACGAGCTGTTGCAGGTCGGGCACAACGTCAAAACAATCATGGGAAACCGCTAG
- a CDS encoding YdbL family protein gives MRTPFSAPLIMIGLILFGLLAAPLDGSAASIQERMKARLDSIIALKNQGLIGEDAHGYLAYPTDQRPEQQLVQDENNDRRAVYSQIAKQQGVDAALVGQRRAKQIAEKATPGHWFRRADGSWYRK, from the coding sequence ATGCGTACCCCATTCTCCGCTCCCCTTATTATGATCGGTCTCATCCTTTTCGGCCTTCTTGCGGCACCGCTCGATGGCTCGGCCGCCTCCATCCAGGAACGGATGAAAGCCCGGCTGGATTCCATCATCGCTCTCAAGAATCAAGGCCTCATCGGTGAAGATGCACACGGATATCTGGCCTACCCCACCGACCAGCGCCCCGAGCAGCAACTGGTGCAGGATGAAAACAACGACCGTCGGGCCGTTTACAGCCAAATCGCCAAACAGCAGGGCGTCGATGCCGCCCTGGTCGGTCAACGGCGAGCCAAACAGATCGCCGAAAAGGCTACCCCCGGCCACTGGTTTCGCCGGGCCGACGGCAGTTGGTACCGTAAATAG
- the cmoA gene encoding carboxy-S-adenosyl-L-methionine synthase CmoA encodes MSVTPPSPPDRLYQTETVPEDFAFSERVVEVFDDMLDRSIPFYQEVIKATARLLERYLQPGDTICDLGCSTGSSLLQLARLLEGRELRLIGIDNSPAMLEKARCKATLFDRDKQMRFILEDITRLQRPGTGAFICNYTLQFIRPIRRPALINGLFANLRPGGVLIVSEKTVLPASALNRGFIDIYHDFKRERGYSELEIARKREALENILIPFSIEENISLLGDAGFTPVTPFFQWFNFSSFIACKPG; translated from the coding sequence ATGTCCGTCACCCCGCCGTCGCCACCGGACCGCCTCTACCAGACCGAAACCGTTCCCGAGGATTTCGCCTTCAGCGAGCGCGTCGTCGAGGTCTTCGACGATATGCTCGACCGCTCGATTCCGTTCTACCAGGAGGTGATCAAGGCCACCGCCCGCCTGCTCGAACGATACCTGCAGCCGGGCGATACGATCTGCGATCTCGGTTGTTCCACTGGTTCCTCGCTGTTGCAATTGGCCCGCCTGTTGGAAGGCCGGGAACTCCGTCTGATAGGCATCGACAACTCACCGGCGATGCTGGAAAAGGCCCGTTGCAAGGCGACCCTATTCGATCGGGACAAGCAGATGCGCTTCATCCTCGAGGACATCACTCGCTTGCAGCGTCCCGGCACCGGGGCCTTCATCTGCAACTACACCCTGCAGTTCATCCGACCGATCCGACGACCGGCCCTGATCAACGGGTTGTTCGCCAACCTGCGACCGGGCGGGGTACTGATCGTCAGCGAGAAGACGGTCCTCCCCGCAAGTGCCCTCAACCGTGGCTTTATCGATATCTATCATGATTTCAAGCGGGAACGGGGTTATTCGGAGTTGGAGATCGCCCGGAAACGCGAGGCGCTGGAAAACATCCTGATACCCTTCAGCATCGAAGAAAACATCTCGCTGCTGGGGGATGCCGGTTTCACTCCGGTCACCCCCTTCTTCCAATGGTTCAACTTCTCTTCGTTCATCGCCTGCAAGCCGGGTTGA
- the cmoB gene encoding tRNA 5-methoxyuridine(34)/uridine 5-oxyacetic acid(34) synthase CmoB, with protein MHYLDFLPDTVRRADIEKISAQRHDWVRQPKKGFLRYRRPFESLRRHRAKTVVCTGDTVLIGSSDEIDSAVRATIEADLRSFMPWRKGPFSVFGIDIDAEWRSERKWRRVLARLPELSGKTVADIGCNNGYYLFRMVPHRPRLALGFEPSVQHYFCFQALNAMAGCAELAVDLLGVEQISLFPETFDVVLLMGVIYHRPSPIEVLRDIHTALKPGGRLIVESQAIPGEDPVALFPERTYAKVPGTYFVPTGACLRNWLHRAGFARVELFDAHPMSGSEQRRTDWMIFESYQDFIDPADPSRTVEGYPAPWRVYLCGEK; from the coding sequence ATGCATTATCTTGATTTTTTACCGGATACCGTTCGCAGAGCGGACATCGAAAAAATTAGCGCCCAACGCCACGATTGGGTGCGCCAACCGAAAAAGGGCTTTCTCCGCTACCGCCGCCCGTTCGAGTCGCTCCGCCGGCATCGGGCCAAAACCGTTGTTTGTACCGGCGATACGGTGCTCATCGGCAGCTCCGATGAAATCGATAGCGCAGTGCGGGCTACCATCGAGGCAGATCTCAGGTCCTTCATGCCCTGGCGAAAGGGGCCCTTCTCGGTTTTCGGCATCGACATCGACGCCGAGTGGCGCAGCGAGCGCAAATGGCGGCGGGTCTTGGCTCGCCTGCCCGAACTGAGCGGCAAGACGGTTGCCGATATCGGCTGCAACAACGGCTACTACCTGTTCCGGATGGTGCCGCACCGCCCCCGGCTGGCCCTCGGGTTTGAACCATCCGTACAGCACTATTTCTGCTTTCAGGCGCTCAACGCCATGGCCGGGTGCGCCGAGCTGGCCGTCGACCTGCTCGGCGTCGAACAGATCAGCCTGTTTCCGGAGACATTCGACGTGGTTCTGCTGATGGGCGTCATCTACCACCGACCCTCGCCGATCGAGGTCCTGCGCGACATCCACACCGCCCTCAAGCCTGGCGGCAGGCTGATCGTCGAATCCCAGGCCATCCCCGGTGAAGACCCGGTGGCGCTGTTTCCGGAGCGGACCTACGCCAAAGTCCCCGGTACCTATTTCGTACCCACCGGCGCCTGTCTGCGCAACTGGTTGCATCGTGCCGGCTTTGCCCGGGTCGAACTGTTCGACGCCCACCCCATGAGCGGCAGCGAACAGCGTCGCACCGACTGGATGATTTTCGAATCCTACCAGGATTTTATCGATCCCGCCGACCCTTCCCGCACGGTTGAAGGGTATCCGGCACCATGGCGGGTCTATCTCTGTGGAGAAAAATAG
- a CDS encoding ATP-binding cassette domain-containing protein → MAIRPLPATTDGVGALLPVGEKYVSLARLSCVCLDNVVKQGAMKQQTSDSGRQDEDRIDTDHGIDIQHVVVEELSIAAFRAEKGQAWCILGGTRSGIDRFVSLLSGEEEVLQAGRLVLPEQLAVVSFRGQQALFEEEVRRDESDFLDRVDPGTPAHTFLQPGTRTDELVRTFRLGHVLDRGYRQLSSGESRKLLLLSAITRGAQYLVVENPYDGLDVKSCQDFDQIMAELLQQGFTLLLVLANRVDIPPWCNHLAVIDAGTMVRTGPRDEVLAALDQAESAGSWEHLLNGEQALPETAPEVLVRMVAGHARYGEREIFSGLDFQVDRSQHTLITGPNGAGKSTLLAVISGDHPDCYTNELYLFGIRRGSGESIWQLKRQMGIVSPALHREHYLPGSALQVIVSGFFDSIGLYSKPTHQQQRQARAWLAEIGLSDREKMPFRRLGYGEQRLILIARALIKLPKLLVLDEPTHGLDDRYRASLLDFLETIAARQISTILYVSHRRDEYRPFFRQHVELG, encoded by the coding sequence GTGGCGATACGGCCCCTCCCCGCCACCACCGACGGTGTCGGCGCTTTGCTTCCGGTTGGCGAAAAGTACGTATCGTTGGCGCGGCTCAGTTGTGTTTGCCTGGACAACGTGGTAAAGCAAGGGGCCATGAAACAGCAAACATCAGACAGCGGCCGGCAGGACGAGGATCGTATCGACACGGACCATGGTATCGACATTCAGCACGTCGTCGTGGAAGAATTGTCCATTGCGGCCTTCCGTGCTGAAAAGGGCCAGGCCTGGTGCATACTCGGCGGAACCAGATCCGGGATTGACCGCTTTGTGTCACTGCTTAGCGGCGAGGAGGAAGTGCTGCAGGCCGGGCGGCTGGTCCTGCCGGAGCAGCTGGCCGTTGTCAGCTTTCGCGGTCAGCAGGCATTGTTCGAAGAAGAGGTGCGGCGGGATGAGTCCGATTTTCTGGATCGCGTCGACCCCGGAACCCCGGCCCACACCTTTCTTCAACCCGGGACGCGAACGGACGAACTGGTACGGACCTTTCGTTTGGGTCACGTCCTGGACCGGGGCTACCGCCAGCTCAGTTCCGGCGAGAGCCGCAAGCTGCTGCTGCTCTCGGCGATCACCAGGGGGGCGCAGTACCTCGTGGTGGAAAACCCCTATGATGGCCTTGATGTCAAATCCTGTCAGGATTTCGACCAGATCATGGCCGAGCTGCTGCAACAGGGATTCACCCTTCTGTTGGTCCTCGCCAACCGGGTCGATATTCCGCCCTGGTGTAACCACCTGGCGGTCATCGATGCCGGGACCATGGTCCGCACCGGCCCACGAGACGAAGTGCTGGCCGCCTTGGATCAGGCCGAGTCGGCGGGGAGTTGGGAGCATCTGCTGAACGGGGAGCAGGCGTTGCCGGAGACGGCTCCCGAGGTACTGGTCAGGATGGTTGCCGGCCATGCCCGTTACGGTGAACGGGAAATCTTTTCCGGTCTCGATTTTCAGGTCGATCGCAGCCAGCATACCTTGATCACCGGGCCGAACGGGGCCGGGAAATCGACCCTGCTGGCAGTGATCAGCGGCGACCATCCCGACTGTTATACCAACGAATTATATCTGTTCGGCATCCGCCGCGGCAGTGGGGAATCAATCTGGCAGTTGAAACGGCAGATGGGTATTGTCAGCCCGGCCCTGCACCGGGAACATTATCTGCCGGGAAGCGCTCTGCAGGTAATCGTTTCCGGGTTCTTCGACTCCATCGGCCTCTATAGCAAACCAACGCACCAGCAGCAGCGGCAGGCCCGCGCGTGGCTGGCCGAGATCGGCTTGAGCGACCGGGAGAAGATGCCGTTCCGACGGCTTGGATATGGCGAACAGAGGCTGATCCTGATCGCCCGGGCCTTGATCAAACTGCCCAAGTTGCTGGTGCTCGACGAGCCGACCCATGGTCTGGATGATCGCTACCGGGCCAGTCTGCTTGATTTTTTGGAAACGATCGCCGCGCGGCAGATCAGCACCATCCTTTACGTCAGCCATCGCCGGGATGAGTATCGCCCCTTCTTCCGGCAGCACGTGGAGCTTGGTTGA
- the carA gene encoding glutamine-hydrolyzing carbamoyl-phosphate synthase small subunit, with protein MKAVIALEDGTVFTGQSFTGRGEAVGEIVFNTSMSGYQEVLTDPSYTGQLVVMTYPLIGTYGINPEDMESAAVHPKAFLVKEYQRLPSNFRSRQSLAEFLQAHGVLGVEGFDTRALVRHIRTKGAMKGIVSTEELDAVKLVEKAKNWPGLIGQDMVRLVSCSTPYGWADNHPVPGSSFSTTAGSADGLKVVLFDFGIKYNQIRILADKGCRVLVVPATTDAATIMAMEPDGIFLSNGPGDPAGVEGVVSTLRQLLGRLPIFGICLGHQMLGLAYGGSTYKLKFGHRGGNQPVKNLLSGRVEITSQNHGFCVDMSTLDPDEVELTHVNLNDNSCEGMRHKRWPAFSVQYHPEHAPGPHDSLYLFDRFIDMMQEHRRST; from the coding sequence ATGAAAGCAGTCATCGCCCTTGAAGACGGAACCGTCTTCACAGGGCAGTCGTTTACCGGCCGCGGCGAGGCAGTCGGCGAGATCGTCTTTAACACCTCCATGAGCGGCTATCAGGAGGTCTTGACCGATCCCTCCTACACCGGTCAACTGGTGGTCATGACCTACCCGCTGATCGGCACGTACGGCATTAACCCGGAAGACATGGAATCGGCCGCCGTTCACCCGAAAGCCTTTCTGGTCAAAGAGTACCAGCGTCTGCCGAGCAATTTCCGCTCCCGGCAGAGTCTGGCCGAATTCCTCCAGGCCCATGGTGTGCTCGGCGTCGAAGGGTTCGACACCAGGGCGCTGGTCCGCCACATCCGCACTAAAGGAGCGATGAAGGGCATCGTCTCCACCGAGGAGTTGGATGCGGTGAAACTGGTTGAGAAAGCGAAAAACTGGCCTGGCCTGATCGGCCAGGACATGGTCCGACTGGTCAGTTGCAGTACCCCATACGGCTGGGCCGACAACCATCCGGTACCCGGCAGCAGTTTCAGCACGACCGCAGGTTCTGCCGACGGGCTGAAGGTGGTCCTTTTCGATTTCGGTATCAAATACAACCAGATCCGCATCCTGGCCGATAAAGGTTGCCGGGTCCTGGTGGTACCGGCCACCACCGACGCCGCCACGATCATGGCCATGGAGCCGGACGGCATCTTCCTGTCCAACGGCCCCGGTGACCCGGCCGGCGTCGAGGGCGTGGTCTCGACCCTGCGCCAGCTCCTCGGCCGCCTGCCGATTTTCGGTATCTGCCTGGGGCACCAGATGCTCGGCCTGGCTTATGGCGGGTCCACCTACAAGCTCAAATTCGGCCATCGCGGCGGCAACCAGCCGGTCAAGAACCTGCTCAGCGGCAGGGTGGAAATAACGTCCCAGAACCACGGCTTCTGCGTCGACATGTCGACGCTTGATCCGGACGAGGTAGAACTGACTCATGTCAACCTCAACGACAACAGTTGCGAAGGGATGCGCCACAAGCGCTGGCCAGCCTTCTCGGTACAATATCACCCGGAACACGCGCCCGGCCCCCACGATTCGCTCTACCTGTTCGATCGCTTCATCGACATGATGCAGGAGCACCGCCGGTCCACCTGA
- the carB gene encoding carbamoyl-phosphate synthase large subunit gives MPKRTDIKKILIIGSGPIIISQACEFDYSGTQAVKALKEEGYEVVLINSNPATIMTDPGIADATYIEPITPEMVAKVIERERPDALLPTLGGQTALNTAIKVAELGILEKFQVEMLAADISVIRKAEGREEFRAAMRAIGLKVPESVIVHTLDEAMRAGEEIGFPLIVRPSFTLGGTGGGVAYNRQELEALCKQGLDLSMTSELMLERSLLGWKEFELEVMRDRNDNVVIICSIENMDPMGVHTGDSITVAPIQTLTDREYQEMRDAAIAIIREIGVETGGSNVQFAVNPLDGEMMVIEMNPRVSRSSALASKATGFPIAKIAAKLAVGYTLDEIRNDITRETYASFEPTIDYCVVKIPRWTFEKFPDAVDYLTTSMKSVGETMAIGRTFKEAFQKGIRSLETGRFGFGGDGREVLSHLDDEDLKSGLLTPSSKRVSHIYEALKRSMPTTRISALTGIDPWFIDNLRQIVETEKSITERGFRGLDRDFLQVCKQQGFSDRQLAFLTQTAEDDIRGLRHRLGALPVYKLVDTCGAEFESYTPYYYSTYEQENEASRTPRQKIMILGGGPNRIGQGIEFDYCCVHASFALREMGVESIMVNSNPETVSTDYDTSDKLYFEPLTREDVLNIIEREQPDGIIVQFGGQTPLNLAVSLETAGVKIIGTPPDAIDRAEDRERFQQLLRKLGLRQPKNDTVQTLEEALRAAADIGYPVVVRPSYVLGGRAMRIVYNDDGIREFMRTIGEIAPDHPILIDHFLEDAVEVDVDAISDGQQTVIGGIMEHIEEAGIHSGDSACVLPPHTLLESMVLEIMAATKAMAAELGVVGLMNVQFAVKDNTLYVLEVNPRASRTVPFVSKATGVPLAKLATKVMLGKTLAELGLSAEVRIHHWAVKEAVFPFDRFAGVDSLLGPEMKSTGEVMGIDDDLGMALGKAQLAAGSSLPTAGNVFISVRDDDKPAVVSIARILVELGFLIYASDGTALFLQESRIDCQRINKISQGRPHILDKVQDHDIAWIVNTSLGRRTTEDSYRIRRAAIDLHIPYTTTISGAAAFVKALKEMRNKPVAVKPVQKFA, from the coding sequence ATGCCCAAACGAACAGACATCAAGAAGATCCTGATCATCGGCTCCGGCCCCATCATTATCAGCCAGGCCTGCGAGTTCGACTACTCCGGCACGCAGGCGGTCAAGGCCCTGAAAGAGGAAGGCTACGAGGTGGTGTTGATCAACTCCAACCCGGCCACTATCATGACCGACCCCGGTATTGCCGACGCCACCTACATCGAACCCATCACTCCGGAGATGGTGGCCAAGGTTATCGAACGGGAGCGCCCCGACGCCCTGTTGCCGACGCTCGGTGGCCAGACTGCCCTAAACACGGCCATCAAGGTAGCCGAGCTGGGGATCCTGGAGAAGTTCCAGGTGGAGATGCTCGCTGCCGACATCTCGGTTATCCGTAAGGCCGAAGGACGCGAGGAATTCCGTGCCGCCATGCGGGCCATCGGCCTCAAGGTTCCGGAGTCGGTCATCGTTCATACCCTCGACGAGGCGATGCGGGCCGGCGAGGAAATCGGCTTCCCGCTGATCGTCAGACCGAGTTTCACCCTCGGCGGCACTGGCGGCGGCGTCGCCTATAACCGCCAGGAACTCGAGGCCTTGTGCAAACAAGGTCTGGACCTGTCCATGACCAGCGAGCTGATGCTCGAGAGAAGCCTGCTCGGCTGGAAGGAATTTGAGCTGGAGGTGATGCGCGACCGCAACGACAACGTGGTCATCATCTGTTCCATCGAGAACATGGATCCGATGGGCGTCCATACCGGCGACTCGATCACCGTCGCCCCGATCCAGACGCTGACCGATCGTGAATACCAGGAGATGCGTGACGCCGCCATTGCCATTATCCGCGAGATCGGCGTGGAGACCGGCGGCTCCAACGTCCAGTTTGCCGTCAACCCGCTGGACGGCGAGATGATGGTCATCGAGATGAACCCCCGCGTATCGCGCAGCTCGGCGCTGGCCTCCAAGGCCACCGGGTTCCCCATCGCCAAGATCGCCGCCAAGCTCGCGGTCGGCTACACCCTGGACGAAATCCGCAACGACATCACTCGGGAGACCTATGCCTCTTTTGAGCCGACCATCGACTACTGTGTGGTCAAGATCCCACGCTGGACGTTTGAAAAGTTTCCCGATGCCGTCGACTACCTGACCACATCCATGAAATCGGTCGGCGAGACCATGGCCATCGGCCGAACCTTCAAGGAGGCTTTCCAGAAGGGCATACGCTCCTTGGAAACCGGACGTTTCGGTTTTGGCGGCGACGGCAGGGAGGTATTGAGCCACCTGGATGACGAGGACTTGAAAAGCGGCCTCCTGACCCCCAGTTCCAAGCGGGTCTCCCATATTTATGAAGCTTTGAAGCGATCCATGCCGACCACCAGGATCTCCGCCCTGACCGGCATCGATCCCTGGTTTATCGACAACCTCAGACAGATCGTCGAGACCGAAAAGTCAATCACGGAGCGCGGATTCCGCGGGCTTGACCGGGATTTTCTGCAGGTCTGCAAGCAGCAGGGTTTTTCCGACCGGCAACTGGCCTTTCTCACCCAGACCGCCGAAGACGACATCCGTGGGTTGCGCCATCGACTGGGAGCCCTGCCGGTTTACAAGTTGGTGGACACCTGCGGCGCCGAGTTCGAATCCTACACGCCTTACTACTACTCCACTTACGAGCAGGAAAACGAAGCGTCTCGTACCCCGCGCCAGAAGATCATGATCCTCGGCGGCGGGCCGAACCGGATCGGTCAGGGCATCGAATTCGATTACTGCTGTGTCCATGCTTCGTTTGCGCTGCGCGAGATGGGGGTGGAATCGATCATGGTCAACTCCAATCCGGAAACCGTCTCCACCGACTATGACACGTCCGACAAGCTCTACTTCGAACCGCTCACCCGGGAGGACGTACTCAACATCATCGAACGGGAACAACCGGACGGCATCATCGTCCAATTCGGTGGCCAGACCCCGCTCAACTTGGCGGTTTCCCTGGAGACGGCAGGAGTCAAAATCATTGGCACCCCGCCCGACGCCATCGACCGGGCCGAAGACCGCGAACGGTTCCAGCAGCTGCTGCGCAAGCTCGGCCTGCGGCAACCGAAAAACGATACCGTCCAGACCCTTGAAGAGGCGTTGCGCGCCGCCGCTGACATCGGTTATCCGGTCGTTGTCCGTCCATCCTACGTGCTCGGCGGCCGGGCCATGCGTATCGTCTACAACGACGACGGCATCCGCGAGTTCATGCGCACCATCGGTGAAATTGCCCCGGATCACCCGATCCTGATCGACCACTTTCTCGAAGATGCGGTCGAAGTCGATGTGGATGCCATCAGCGACGGCCAGCAGACGGTCATCGGCGGCATCATGGAGCATATCGAGGAAGCCGGGATCCACTCCGGTGACTCGGCCTGCGTTCTGCCCCCCCATACCCTGCTCGAGTCGATGGTGCTAGAGATCATGGCGGCCACCAAAGCCATGGCCGCCGAGCTCGGCGTCGTCGGCCTGATGAACGTGCAGTTTGCCGTCAAGGACAACACCCTCTATGTGCTCGAGGTCAATCCGCGCGCCTCGAGAACCGTGCCCTTCGTCAGCAAGGCGACCGGCGTGCCGCTGGCCAAGCTGGCAACCAAGGTCATGCTCGGCAAGACCCTGGCCGAACTCGGTCTCAGCGCAGAGGTACGAATCCACCACTGGGCGGTCAAGGAAGCGGTCTTTCCCTTCGATCGTTTCGCTGGTGTCGACTCCCTGCTCGGTCCGGAGATGAAATCCACCGGAGAAGTGATGGGCATCGACGACGATCTCGGCATGGCTCTGGGCAAGGCGCAGTTGGCGGCCGGCTCATCACTGCCCACCGCCGGCAATGTCTTCATCTCGGTCCGTGACGACGACAAGCCGGCCGTTGTGTCCATCGCCAGGATCTTGGTCGAACTCGGTTTCTTGATTTACGCCAGCGACGGCACCGCTCTTTTTCTGCAGGAAAGCAGGATCGACTGCCAACGGATCAACAAGATATCCCAGGGCCGGCCGCATATCCTCGACAAGGTCCAGGATCACGATATTGCCTGGATCGTCAATACCTCTCTGGGACGGAGAACCACCGAGGACAGCTACCGGATTCGCCGGGCTGCCATCGACCTCCACATTCCGTATACCACCACCATCAGCGGTGCCGCTGCCTTCGTCAAGGCACTCAAAGAGATGAGGAACAAGCCGGTGGCGGTAAAACCTGTACAAAAGTTTGCCTGA